The Daucus carota subsp. sativus chromosome 7, DH1 v3.0, whole genome shotgun sequence genome window below encodes:
- the LOC108196903 gene encoding probable E3 ubiquitin-protein ligase RHB1A, with translation MGVCCSSTKNNQLHGTPIYYYCSPAVEEHRSLTSHDGAAVARTTGFIVDLNLDTSSPDTFQRPPTPIPFDVLGYPQTIDSNFAGLIISGSSLHKGTYLSHKELDCKVQVGDLASPTKLGVELSKLNEVDAPKTEEEDVCPTCFEDYDVENPKIITKCNHHFHLSCILEWMERSDTCPICDQEMDFEVS, from the exons ATGGGTGTTTGTTGTAGCTCTACAAAGAATAACCAGCTTCATGGGACacctatatattattat TGTTCACCAGCTGTGGAAGAGCATAGGTCATTGACATCTCATGACGGTGCAGCTGTTGCTCGTACAACTGGATTTATTGTTGATCTGAATCTGGATACATCAAGCCCCGACACCTTCCAACGCCCTCCTACACCAATTCCATTTGATGTTTTAGGGTATCCGCAAACTATAGATTCTAATTTTGCGGGGCTAATAATTAGCGGTAGTAGCTTGCACAAAGGCACTTATTTGAGTCACAAGGAATTAGATTGCAAGGTTCAAGTTGGTGACCTTGCCTCCCCAACCAAACTTGGAGTTGAGTTGAGCAAGTTAAATGAAGTTGATGCTCCAAAAACAGAAGAAGAGGATGTTTGCCCCACATGTTTTGAAG ATTATGATGTTGAAAATCCAAAGATCATTACAAAATGTAACCACCACTTCCATCTGTCATGCATTCTTGAGTGGATGGAAAGAAGTGATACCTGCCCCATATGCGATCAG GAAATGGATTTTGAAGTGTCATAA
- the LOC108195296 gene encoding brassinosteroid-responsive RING protein 1, which produces MGFPTAYTQVFFPKLFIHLLSLLGLIRALISAILAHLGLRHFLQQDHFPYHENPTILYPPVSATLIRELLPVVKFEEARGESPQGCAVCLYEVEEGEEIRWLSNCKHIFHMGCLDRWMDHDQKTCPLCRTNFVPFGLQDVFNQRLWDACGINDDYNNSEYNSVPVF; this is translated from the coding sequence ATGGGCTTCCCCACAGCTTACACCCAAGTCTTCTTCCCCAAACTCTTCATCCACCTCCTCTCCCTTCTCGGCCTCATCCGCGCCCTCATTTCCGCCATCCTAGCCCACCTGGGCCTCCGCCATTTCCTCCAACAAGACCATTTCCCCTACCACGAAAACCCCACAATCTTATACCCTCCCGTCTCTGCCACCCTCATCCGCGAGCTCCTGCCTGTGGTAAAATTCGAAGAAGCCCGCGGAGAGTCACCACAGGGTTGCGCTGTTTGCTTGTATGAAGTGGAGGAAGGGGAGGAGATCAGGTGGCTGTCAAACTGTAAACACATATTTCACATGGGATGTTTGGACCGCTGGATGGACCATGATCAAAAGACATGTCCATTGTGCAGGACCAATTTTGTGCCGTTTGGATTGCAGGATGTGTTTAATCAACGACTGTGGGATGCTTGTGGGATCAATGATGATTATAACAATAGTGAATACAATTCGGTTCCTGTTTTTTGA
- the LOC108194888 gene encoding ferric reduction oxidase 2 — MESNRMQAVIKIAVMLVFVGYVFIWVMLPTDLYQKDWLLKIRAETMSTYLGTQGATMLINTFPVLLIAVLGCVYLHFVQKARGKDVEGKQGSDALKRPMIIKGMGIVNGIELSFFLMFIALLIWSFSVNLEISFAKITAKSAAMWGETVWESRLANAGLILGLTGNICLAFLFFPVTRGSSVLPLLGITSEGSVKYHIWLGHIVMTLFTAHGISYVFVWGYTHTLVEMRQWAKADISVVAGEVALVSGLLMWLTTIPRIRRKIFELFFYTHHLYIVFIVFFVFHVGFSYACTILPGFYLFLIDRFLRFLQSRQHIRLVSARLLPCETVELNFSKARGLSYTPTSIMFVNVPSISRAQWHPFTITSSSKLEPEKISVMIKGDGTWSKRLFQTLNSPSSVDRLDVSVEGPYGPASTNFLRHDALVMISGGSGITPFISIFRELVYMCETLNCKTPKILLITSFKTSSDLTMLDLLLSVSDGPSNFSKLDLQIEAYVTREKQATAETKNIRSVWFKPRPSDSKITPALGQNSWLWLAAVISSSFVLFLILMGIVTRFYIYPIDHNTDHIYSYTARGSLSMLLICISLALTSSAAFLWNKGNNAMESTQIQSIEGATPVASPNSAFYNAERELESLPQQSLVESTNVYYGERPDLKRYLFERKESRVGVLVSGPKMMRHEVANICASGLAENLEFESISFSW; from the exons ATGGAGTCAAATAGAATGCAAGCAGTCATTAAGATTGCAGTGATGCTTGTTTTtgttggctatgtattcataTGGGTGATGTTGCCCACCGATCTCTACCAAAAAGATTGGCTCCTCAAAATTAGAGCCGAGACCATGTCTACTTACCTTGGAACACAAG GTGCAACAATGCTAATCAACACGTTTCCTGTGCTTCTCATTGCTGTATTGGGCTGTGTTTATCTTCATTTCGTGCAGAAGGCTCGAGGGAAAGACGTCGAAGG AAAACAAGGTTCGGATGCATTGAAGAGGCCAATGATAATCAAAGGAATGGGAATAGTTAATGGAATAGAGCTTTCCTTTTTTCTCATGTTCATTGCCCTCTTGATTTGGTCTTTCTCAGTTAACTTGGAAATTAGCTTCGCTAAAATCACTGCAAAATCGGCTGCAATGTGGGGTGAAACAGT TTGGGAATCGAGACTAGCTAATGCAGGACTCATTCTTGGGCTAACGGGAAACATATGTCTAGCATTTCTGTTTTTTCCAGTGACTCGGGGATCGTCTGTGTTACCATTGTTGGGAATCACCTCAGAGGGAAGTGTCAAGTATCACATATGGCTCGGTCACATTGTTATGACCCTCTTCACGGCTCATGGCATTTCTTACGTTTTCGTCTGGGGTTACACACACACTCTTGTAGAG ATGCGGCAGTGGGCTAAAGCTGACATATCAGTTGTAGCTGGAGAAGTAGCTTTGGTTTCGGGACTGTTGATGTGGTTGACAACAATTCCTCGTATCAGACGCAAGATATTCGAGCTCTTCTTTTACACTCATCATCTTTACATTGTCTTTATAGTCTTCTTTGTATTCCATGTTGGCTTCTCATATGCCTGCACCATACTCCCTGGCTTCTACCTCTTCTTGATTGATCGATTCCTTAGATTTCTCCAATCACGACAACATATTCGTCTGGTTTCAGCTCGCCTCCTACCATGTGAAACTGTCGAGCTTAACTTCTCCAAGGCCAGAG GGCTGAGTTATACTCCAACAAGCATTATGTTTGTGAATGTGCCTAGCATATCCAGGGCACAATGGCATCCTTTTACAATTACTTCAAGTAGTAAACTGGAGCCCGAGAAGATAAGCGTCATGATCAAAGGCGATGGAACTTGGTCTAAGCGCCTTTTCCAGACGCTCAACTCACCTTCTTCAGTTGATCGTCTTGATGTCTCTGTTGAAGGACCTTATGGCCCTGCTTCAACTAACTTTTTAAG GCACGACGCACTTGTGATGATAAGTGGAGGAAGTGGAATCACTCCATTCATCTCCATTTTCCGGGAGCTTGTATACATGTGTGAAACACTAAACTGCAAAACTCCCAAAATTCTTCTCATCACTTCTTTCAAAACTTCTTCGGACCTCACCATGCTTGACCTACTACTCTCAGTATCCGACGGCCCCTCAAACTTTTCCAAGCTGGATTTACAAATTGAAGCATATGTAACAAGAGAAAAGCAAGCAACAGCTGAAACAAAGAACATAAGATCTGTATGGTTCAAACCCCGTCCTTCAGACTCAAAAATAACTCCAGCTCTAGGCCAAAATAGCTGGCTTTGGCTTGCTGCAGTCATATCTTCATCTTTTGTACTATTTCTCATACTAATGGGGATCGTGACTCGTTTCTATATTTACCCTATCGACCATAACACTGATCACATCTACTCATACACAGCGCGAGGCTCATTAAGTATGCTACTCATATGCATCTCCTTAGCCTTAACTTCTAGCGCGGCTTTTCTGTGGAACAAGGGAAATAATGCCATGGAAAGCACACAGATACAGAGCATCGAGGGTGCAACGCCAGTGGCCTCTCCAAACTCTGCCTTCTACAATGCGGAAAGAGAGCTCGAAAGCCTTCCACAGCAATCACTTGTTGAATCCACAAATGTGTACTATGGTGAAAGGCCTGATTTAAAGA GATATTTGTTTGAGCGAAAAGAATCGAGAGTTGGAGTACTTGTGAGCGGACCAAAGATGATGAGACATGAGGTTGCGAACATATGTGCATCTGGTTTGGCTGAAAATCTTGAATTTGAGTCCATCAGTTTCAGTTGGTGA